A window of Saccharomyces paradoxus chromosome XIII, complete sequence genomic DNA:
TTGGGAGTAATCCATCAAGTTGTTTTATTCTTAATGACGTATTTATGAATTGTTTATGTTTACGTTAGTTCTTtatattcaaaatcaataagtgcttattttttttagcagAGTTTCTTCTACAAATGTACGTAAATTATGTTTTAAAACTACCCTATGTACCCCACAGTACGTTTAACCCATGTGCATGATGCATACAATGGTATAAAATCGAGCTTCACACCGCTGGCATGCAGCTGTCTGAGGACCCGCTCGATTTGACATTTCAAATCTTCGGCATGTGTGAACGGTGACCGAGTATGGTACGTGAACATTTACACTCAAAATAAGAATCACACATAATCCCCGGAGTGTAAGTTAATGGTCTATTTCAAACTCAAGGGCGCTGGAGGCATAGCACTTCGTGGGGAAAGTAAatattgaataattttgctATTTATCTAGGTTCTAAGTCGTCGTGTATGTTCTTGTACATAAGTCCATTTTCATAAGTATAATGAATGGGCATGATTCTGTTACAAAAATATCTCATATTCTGAATGGACCAGTTACAGAAAAGGGAATGCTGCAAAAGCAACCTAATGAAGGTTTTAAAGTCACAGATATTGAATCAGAGATGCAGGGTCAATCTTCAATCAAACAAGGGAAATCACCGGGACGCGCTGCAACTTCTACTGCCAATCATAATTTTAATCCATTTTTCTATACGCAATTCAAATCTCGTGCTGGAGCACCATTTGCACCTGAAACAATAAAGGGCGTAGATTTGATAGGGCCGCCAGAAGATATACCTGCAAGAGTGTTTCATGAAAAGACGGGTTTGTTCTACCAAATATCTCCACACTCTATACCAACATTTACCGTAGCGAAAAAGGATCTCCCGGACCCcataaaattttatgaattaGTACAAGATTTAGGGACGATTTATGGATGTGTCAAGCTAAAAGTTCAACTTGATGATGACAAGTTTGCTCAACTAAATGTCGATATGGATCGCTTCTGGTTTAAAGCAAGGAAACAATCCTTCCATTCGAATGAATTTCAAAGGGCCCAGATAGTTGATTTCCATGCCAAGCTTTATAATTTTCACAATAaaactaaaagaaaaagtcCTCTCACAAGGATCCCTAGTATTGATAAACGCATTTTAAATTTATATAGGCTAAGAAGTTGTGTAAAACTGAGGGGAGGGTTCAATGCAGTttgcgaaaaaaaattatggGCACAAATTGGAAGAGAATTAGGTTACTCAGGCAGAATTATGAGTTCGTTATCAACCTCTTTGAGATCCGCCTACgctaaaattttattggattttgataaatatgaagaagaacagcAAGCCGTCCGTAATaacgaaagaaaaaaagacttAGTGGAACCTGCAATACTTCATCGTTCAaatcaaaggaaaagggATGGAGAGAAAATCATACAGAAGGAGGAGCcattttataaaaagacTAAAATACACCGTGATGTTTTCAGGGCCGGATCAATTAACCATGAGTTCAAAAGAATGAGGGACATAAAGCACATAAAAGGGTTTCCGATTTATTTTGACTCGGTAACTGAGTATAAACCAGGCTATACACAATCAACGGAGGCCACATTACCGGGATATGATTTCACCTTTTGGGAAAATGGAATGGAGATATATGATAAAAGCAAATATGAAACCAAAGCCTCTCCAGTGTACAATTTGAGACaatattatgaaaaaagcCAGGCGGTTTTCACCGCTATTGCGGCGAAATATGGGAAAACCTATCCAGGTTTGTCTGCAAACGGCACAGCATTACCTCAAAAGGAATTCGAGAAGTTGTATTTTCATTTACTATCGGAGCATTTTATGGATTTCGAAATTGACACCGGTCTCGGTCTGCCTTGTTCCATAAGATCACCAGTAAACAATTCGTTCAATGAAAAGTTGACCATTAAGAATATTCTGGATCAATGGAATTTAGACAACATTCCTCTCAATGAACTATCACTTTTAAAACACCTTGATTTAGATATGGCCAATTTCACGAGAACAACGTGTGATGTCGGGATGTTGTTTTCTTGTCAAGGTTGGTCTGTTTCGGATCATTTTTTACCTTCTATTGATTTCAATCATTTAGGTTCTACAAAATTGATATACAGTATTGCGCCAAAAGATATGGAGAAATTTGAAGGTTTAATCGCtcgaggaaaaaaagaatgggACGATTTCCAATCAAGGCCGCGCTACTTCACTTCTGATAAAGAACGGGGAAGTTTTCTAGAAACGGACTTCTACAAGTCACTCTTGGAGGTAGAACAATCTGCCGACTATTCAAACGCGGGAAATAATTCAAGGAATCTATttcgagaaaaaaagataccAGGAAATACTCTACATGATGGTTCACAAAGCGACTTGATATTCGAGCCTAATTTCATCTTAGCCAATGGCATAGAGCTTTATAAGACAACGCAGGAGCAGGGCTCATACATTTTTAAGTTCCCGAAGGCCTTCACGTGTTGTATCGCATCGGGTTTCTATCTATCACAGAATGCAACCTTTGCACCGATGTCATGGTTGAAATTCAGTTTTGAGGCAACAAAATGGACATCGAAGATGGGGTTGCTCCCGGGTTTAGATGTAAATCAATTAATTATCAACGCTTTAATAAACTCAGATAACCCcaatttgaagaagacatGCCGCAATTTAATAAGTAACTACGTCCATGAGGAAGCGGACTGCTGCAAAAAATTAAGGGAGTTGGTTGGCACTGTGGATGTAGTCTATAATAAATTGGATTATATTTCAGATATGAGTTTAGAGCCAACGGGTCTTTCAAAGATCGTTATGACAAATAGTGCATTGCAACGTGTTTTATCTCTAAAGGAGTTCCTGATACTGCTCGAAAGATCAGAAAATGGTACTCATAGTATATGTGGCATCCCAATACGTGATGAAGCTGGTAATCTCAACATTTGTTTGCATTTATATTTCGATAGCGCAAGCCTAGATATTGCTCTCGATGGCTTGGATAGCCCTTCGACTTCTTGTTTGGTTGTCCTcgatgaaaattttgagaagaAGTGGGACGCGTTAATGACTTCCACTTTTAAGAATAGAGCCGTGCCATTAAATATAGTACAGTATTTGCTCTCCCATACTGATAGTAATACCGAGTTTAATCGAATGTTGCGCTCTAACTTTGATGATTCCTTGCTACTAATGGAGGAATGCAGAAAATTTATTACAGCTTGCGTGGATTTTTCCTGTAGTGCTAAGGATGTCGATTTCGGTAACGGCTTCAATTTACACCAATTGCCGCTCAAGTTCTCTAACAATATGGCTAATAAATTGGAGAGCTTGTACGAAAGTGTGCAGAGGTGCTCCATTGAATTTTCAGAAAAGGCGGCAATTACCAGACTATATCACGTATCTCGACAGTTTCCTGTTGATAATAGCGACATTATTGATGGTAATAATTTAGATTTGCTCAAGGAGCTATATCAGAGATCATTAACCATCCCGTTAAAGGTTTCTTATTGGACTAAGTTGACCAGAAAAATATGTAGGCTTGAATGGTTATCAGTTTATGAACATATATTTATTGAGCGAAATGATATCAAGAATGAAGATCCTGCGAAATATTCGCTTCCATTGTTATATTCTTACTTCGAATTTGGCTTGAAATATTGTGACTCGGAAGATATAGATAAGATAAAGAAAGTAAGAGAGTTGATTTTAAAATACCAGGATATGATGCAGAAAATTCGAGTTTTTCTAAAAAAGGACCCACCCTCAAAAATAGCACTAAGTGATTTGGAAGACGTTTTATTAGGTATAGAAGAATATCGCTTACCTATACAAAGTAGTTTTTTCAGTGAGCTTGATTGTGTTATTAGAGAAATTGAGCAtgcaaaaagaatgaaCGATGTGGATGTTTTTTATAACACTGATAATATTGATAGAATAGACGAACTTATAAGAAAGAATGATCATAAATTCATGAAGTTTGCAAATCACTTTAATGGTTCGAGGTTAGATAAGAGACCACGGGCCAGTGGTAATCCAGAACCAATGAGAGCCAAACAGGAGTcaaaaagttataaattATGGAGTCAGCATTTGAGTCAGATCATGCAAAAGAACGAATTCACCAAAATACTACCCTCGGTTTTTAGATGTTTAGATATCGAGTCAGACAAATACGTTCCTCTGGAAAATTGTGCCACGCATCAAACGAAATATTGCTTTTGTAGAAGAGTTGAAGAAGGTACTGCCATGGTCGAATGCGAAATATGTAAGGAGTGGTATCATGTGGATTGCATTAACGACGGTAAATGGGTTCCACCTGATGATCCAAACGTTTTATTTGTTTGCTCGATATGTGCGCCTCCTCATATGACCGTTGAGGACACCAAAGGCCTAATTTTTGAGTTTGATGACTTGAAAAGACTCTTAATAGAATCTTTAAAACTAAGCATGATTCCAGACCCTCCCGTCTTGAAGAAtctctttgaaatttttgcGCTTGCTTTGAAATTTAAGAGGAAAATGGAAACGGAGCTACTTACGAAAGGTCATATAAAGCAGTCAACCTCTACGCACAAGATCAAGTATTATTTAAGAAAGTTAAGAGGGTCGAAATGTGGCTTTACTGATCTGACGGGTCCCTTAAGGAAACATTGTCAAGTGAGAGATGCAGAAGCTATAAAATGTCTCAGAGATAATGGAAGAATTATAATCACAGGAATTCCAAATTAAAATGGGATGCCATCTTCTTGATGAAAACACTTATTTACTTATCTAAAATGTAACGGTGCAAGTTTGCATGACATATATACTCTCTcctttttattgtttataCCTCGTTTACTCGTACTCTGAGGCTCTACGGCGTTTTCTTTGGTTGGCAGTAGTTACCTATTGTTGAAATCCCCCGTATTGGGTGTTTCCGAACCAACATAATCCCGGTAAAAAAAGACACCCCAGAATCTAGGATAGCTCTTTTCGAAGTTGGCAAAGCGCGTTTTGCTGTCAATATTGATGTTTATTGGTAAGTGTTTACCGTTTCCTGATAGCTTTCCTTACGTAACAATTGTTCTTCTGCTTTCCTTCGTAGGAGGAACGCGCCAAGGCAATTTTTCTCGAGagttctgaaaaaaataaaaaaagcacaTTTCCATGACAACTTCAAGCAATTGATTATCGATAGGAATTCTGAAACTTTTGGTAACCTCGACTTagagctttttttttcgtgatttttgttcatttgCGCTAAATAACTGAGAGAGTGtgaatttattgatttatatatattattgcATCACAACAATCATCGCCTTCCTTTTTACATTTTCGACAATGCTAAGAACCTGCCTGAGAAGGCCTTGTATAAGGATCACTCTTCCAAAAGTATGTCCAGTACTGCTGGTGAGGAAGGAGAGTCTCCACATAAGTACTGGATcaaaagttgaaaagggcagtaaaaacaaaaaagacaCTGATAAAGTACACGTTGATATAAGCGAGTTAAAGAGACAAgctgaaattgaaaggGCTGCAAtaaaagaattggaaaaaaatcccCAATACCAGAAATTAGCGGAGGCATTCAACACTCATAACCATGTTCATTTACGTGAATcagaaacagaagaaaacgatttaatttctttggGCACAATACGAGACTACAAAAGCAGCAAATGTGAGCAAGCTCACAAACCTTCGTCATTAAATCTGAATTCGCATTCACATTCCCATGGACACACGCATTCTCACGCTACTCACAATCCATTATTAGTACTCAGTACCGAACAAATTAGGAAAAATGCAGGCGTAAGAATTACATGGGTAGGCTTGGGTGTAAACGTTGGTATTGCCATAggcaaattttttggcGGTATCGTATTCCATTCGCAAGCATTGTTTGCTGATGCTATTCATGCAATAAGTGACATGGTTTCTGACTTATTGACTTTGCTTTCAGTGGGGCTAGCAGCCAATAAGCCAACCGCTGACTATCCATATGGGTATGGGAAAATTGAAACCGTTGGTTCCTTGGCAGTTTCAACAATCTTAGCCATGGCTGGCATATCTATAGGTTGGAGTTCCCTGTGTGCACTCGTAGGACCCATAGTTCCACATGCAATCATTGACACCATAGGAAACTTAGGTCATGCTCATACTTATTCCGAAGACATCATCGAAGATGTTACTGATATCAATGCCGCCTGGATTGCAGCCGCTTCCATTGCAGCTAAAGAATGGATATTTAGAGCCACGAGAAAGATTGCTATCGATACTAATTCAAATGTACTAATGGCAAATGCTTGGCATCACC
This region includes:
- the ECM5 gene encoding Ecm5p (Subunit of the Snt2C complex~similar to YMR176W); protein product: MNGHDSVTKISHILNGPVTEKGMLQKQPNEGFKVTDIESEMQGQSSIKQGKSPGRAATSTANHNFNPFFYTQFKSRAGAPFAPETIKGVDLIGPPEDIPARVFHEKTGLFYQISPHSIPTFTVAKKDLPDPIKFYELVQDLGTIYGCVKLKVQLDDDKFAQLNVDMDRFWFKARKQSFHSNEFQRAQIVDFHAKLYNFHNKTKRKSPLTRIPSIDKRILNLYRLRSCVKLRGGFNAVCEKKLWAQIGRELGYSGRIMSSLSTSLRSAYAKILLDFDKYEEEQQAVRNNERKKDLVEPAILHRSNQRKRDGEKIIQKEEPFYKKTKIHRDVFRAGSINHEFKRMRDIKHIKGFPIYFDSVTEYKPGYTQSTEATLPGYDFTFWENGMEIYDKSKYETKASPVYNLRQYYEKSQAVFTAIAAKYGKTYPGLSANGTALPQKEFEKLYFHLLSEHFMDFEIDTGLGLPCSIRSPVNNSFNEKLTIKNILDQWNLDNIPLNELSLLKHLDLDMANFTRTTCDVGMLFSCQGWSVSDHFLPSIDFNHLGSTKLIYSIAPKDMEKFEGLIARGKKEWDDFQSRPRYFTSDKERGSFLETDFYKSLLEVEQSADYSNAGNNSRNLFREKKIPGNTLHDGSQSDLIFEPNFILANGIELYKTTQEQGSYIFKFPKAFTCCIASGFYLSQNATFAPMSWLKFSFEATKWTSKMGLLPGLDVNQLIINALINSDNPNLKKTCRNLISNYVHEEADCCKKLRELVGTVDVVYNKLDYISDMSLEPTGLSKIVMTNSALQRVLSLKEFLILLERSENGTHSICGIPIRDEAGNLNICLHLYFDSASLDIALDGLDSPSTSCLVVLDENFEKKWDALMTSTFKNRAVPLNIVQYLLSHTDSNTEFNRMLRSNFDDSLLLMEECRKFITACVDFSCSAKDVDFGNGFNLHQLPLKFSNNMANKLESLYESVQRCSIEFSEKAAITRLYHVSRQFPVDNSDIIDGNNLDLLKELYQRSLTIPLKVSYWTKLTRKICRLEWLSVYEHIFIERNDIKNEDPAKYSLPLLYSYFEFGLKYCDSEDIDKIKKVRELILKYQDMMQKIRVFLKKDPPSKIALSDLEDVLLGIEEYRLPIQSSFFSELDCVIREIEHAKRMNDVDVFYNTDNIDRIDELIRKNDHKFMKFANHFNGSRLDKRPRASGNPEPMRAKQESKSYKLWSQHLSQIMQKNEFTKILPSVFRCLDIESDKYVPLENCATHQTKYCFCRRVEEGTAMVECEICKEWYHVDCINDGKWVPPDDPNVLFVCSICAPPHMTVEDTKGLIFEFDDLKRLLIESLKLSMIPDPPVLKNLFEIFALALKFKRKMETELLTKGHIKQSTSTHKIKYYLRKLRGSKCGFTDLTGPLRKHCQVRDAEAIKCLRDNGRIIITGIPN
- the MMT1 gene encoding Mmt1p (metal transporter involved in mitochondrial iron accumulation~similar to YMR177W), with protein sequence MLRTCLRRPCIRITLPKVCPVLLVRKESLHISTGSKVEKGSKNKKDTDKVHVDISELKRQAEIERAAIKELEKNPQYQKLAEAFNTHNHVHLRESETEENDLISLGTIRDYKSSKCEQAHKPSSLNLNSHSHSHGHTHSHATHNPLLVLSTEQIRKNAGVRITWVGLGVNVGIAIGKFFGGIVFHSQALFADAIHAISDMVSDLLTLLSVGLAANKPTADYPYGYGKIETVGSLAVSTILAMAGISIGWSSLCALVGPIVPHAIIDTIGNLGHAHTYSEDIIEDVTDINAAWIAAASIAAKEWIFRATRKIAIDTNSNVLMANAWHHRVDSLTSLVALVAISTGYLVNIQSLDTIGGLIVSGLIIKAGGEGMCIAIKELIDQSVSRDDPRYLEIETLVKDTLNKLISNNNSQKPYELKELTLLSSGPNLRGHLTLEVPLQKWGNILGVNEFEVVTHHLRDVLTNDVSNLRRLDIEYVEEIKGEENEQGEGPENYKETVLTKHNHMHTHN